From Lolium perenne isolate Kyuss_39 chromosome 5, Kyuss_2.0, whole genome shotgun sequence, a single genomic window includes:
- the LOC127325912 gene encoding NAC domain-containing protein 54: MAPVGLPPGFRFHPTDEELVNYYLKRKVHGLSIELDIIPEVDLYKCEPWELAEKSYLPSRDPEWYFFGPRDRKYPNGCRTNRATRAGYWKSTGKDRSINYQKRAIGMKKTLVFYQGRAPQGIRSNWVMHEYRIEESECNNTMGVQDSYALCRVFKKNEPIDEFEKQGECSTSQAKGNQEQVTDFEDAGESSGVNENDKDNSWMQFIVEDLWCSNKTK, from the exons ATGGCGCCGGTTGGTCTCCCCCCAGGCTTTAGGTTCCATCCAACTGATGAGGAGCTTGTGAACTATTACCTCAAGAGGAAGGTCCATGGCCTCAGCATCGAGCTCGACATCATCCCAGAGGTAGACCTCTACAAGTGTGAGCCCTGGGAGCTAGCAG AGAAATCATACCTTCCTAGTAGAGACCCTGAGTGGTACTTCTTTGGGCCAAGGGATAGGAAGTATCCAAATGGATGTCGAACAAACCGCGCAACTCGAGCAGGCTACTGGAAATCGACTGGCAAAGATCGGTCCATCAACTACCAGAAGAGGGCAATCGGTATGAAGAAGACGTTGGTCTTCTACCAAGGTCGAGCTCCTCAGGGGATCAGGAGCAACTGGGTCATGCATGAGTACCGCATCGAGGAAAGTGAATGCAATAACACCATGGGTGTTCAG GACTCATATGCACTATGTCGGGTATTCAAGAAAAATGAGCCAATTGATGAATTTGAGAAGCAAGGGGAATGCAGCACATCACAGGCTAAAGGAAATCAAGAACAAGTTACAGACTTCGAGGATGCTGGAGAGTCCTCAGGTGTGAACGAGAATGACAAAGACAACTCCTGGATGCAATTCATAGTGGAGGACCTGTGGTGCAGCAACAAAACGAAGTAA
- the LOC127325920 gene encoding nudix hydrolase 23, chloroplastic, translated as MLLLRSHHLLLPHAARLLLRRAAAAPLPRTAAAARLRPLRMSTSNSSASASSPAAPSPPAVPKSRIPFCPACGSPTKLAVPDGDEKMRAVCSSCGRVHYENPKMVVGCLVEHENKVLLCRRKIEPAYGLWTLPAGYLEVGESAAEGASRETLEEACADVEIVSPFAQLDIPLIGQSYIIFRARMKTPNFSPGVESLECALFALDDIPFDSLAFSSIIVTLRMYIEDVKSGNIKFHYCTINKRIGAGASDLRSFDIDNHLAV; from the exons ATGCTCCTCCTCAGATCCCACCACCTGCTCCTCCCCCACGCcgcccgcctcctcctccgccgcgccgccgccgctcccctgccccgcaccgccgccgccgcccggctCCGCCCGCTCCGGATGTCGACCTCCAATTCCAGCGCCAGCGCCAGCTCCcccgccgccccgtcgccccccgCT GTGCCCAAGTCGAGGATCCCCTTCTGCCCAGCCTGCGGGAGCCCGACGAAACTGGCCGTGCCGGACGGGGACGAGAAGATGAGGGCCGTGTGCTCTTCCTGCGGGAGAGTCCACTACGAGAACCCCAAAATG GTTGTTGGGTGCCTTGTGGAGCATGAGAACAAGGTCCTTCTTTGCAGAAGAAAGATTGAACCAGCTTATGGCCTTTG GACTCTTCCTGCTGGTTATTTGGAGGTCGGAGAGTCTGCGGCAGAGGGAGCCTCCAGGGAAACACTGGAAGAAGCTTGTGCAGATGTGGAGATAGTCTCGCCTTTTGCTCAGCTGGATATTCCGCTGATTGGCCAA AGTTACATTATTTTCCGAGCAAGAATGAAGACCCCAAATTTCTCACCTGGAGTCGAGTCGCTAGAATGTGCACTTTTTGCTCTGGATGATATACCATTCGATTCTCTAGCATTTTCTTCAATCATCGTCACCCTGAGAATG TATATTGAAGATGTCAAGTCCGGAAACATCAAATTCCATTACTGCACTATAAACAAGAG GATCGGAGCCGGAGCTTCAGACCTCCGCAGTTTCGATATCGACAACCATTTAGCTGTGTGA
- the LOC127325915 gene encoding histone H4: MSGRGKGGKGLGKGGAKRHRKVLRDNIQGITKPAIRRLARRGGVKRISGLIYEETRGVLKIFLENVIRDAVTYTEHARRKTVTAMDVVYALKRQGRTLYGFGG; encoded by the coding sequence ATGTCGGGCCGCGGCAAGGGCGGCAAGGGGCTGGGCAAGGGCGGCGCGAAGCGCCACCGGAAGGTGCTGCGCGACAACATCCAGGGCATCACCAAGCCGGCCATCCGCCGCCTGGCGCGCCGCGGCGGCGTCAAGCGCATCTCCGGCCTCATCTACGAGGAGACCCGCGGCGTGCTCAAGATCttcctcgagaacgtcatccgcgacGCCGTCACCTACACCGAGCACGCCAGGCGCAAGACCGTCACCGCCATGGACGTCGTCTACGCGCTCAAGCGCCAGGGACGCACCCTCTACGGCTTCGGGGGCTGA
- the LOC127325905 gene encoding UTP--glucose-1-phosphate uridylyltransferase encodes MAAAAVAAAPDAKIEKFRDAVAKLDEISENEKAGCISLVSRYLSGEAEQIEWSKIQTPTDEVVVPYDTLAPAPEDLDAMKALLDKLVVLKLNGGLGTTMGCTGPKSVIEVRNGFTFLDLIVIQIESLNKKYGCDVPLLLMNSFNTHDDTQKIVEKYSNSNINIHTFNQSQYPRIVTEDFLPLPSKGKSGKDGWYPPGHGDVFPSLNNSGKLDTLLSQGKEYVFVANSDNLGAIVDIKILNHLINNQNEYCMEVTPKTLADVKGGTLISYEGRVQLLEIAQVPDEHVNEFKSIEKFKIFNTNNLWVNLKAIKRLVEADALKMEIIPNPKEVDGVKVLQLETAAGAAIRFFEKAIGINGPRSRFLPVKATSDLLLVQSDLYTLVDGYVIRNPARVKPSNPSIELGPEFKKVASFLARFKSIPSIVELDSLKVSGDVTFGSGVVLKGNVTIAAKSGIKLEIPDGAVLENKDINGPEDL; translated from the exons atggccgccgccgccgtcgccgccgcgcccGACGCGAAGATCGAGAAGTTCCGCGACGCCGTCGCCAAGCTCGACGAGATCAG CGAGAACGAGAAGGCCGGCTGCATCAGCCTCGTCTCCCGCTACCTCAG CGGCGAGGCGGAGCAGATCGAGTGGAGCAAGATCCAGACCCCCACCGACGAGGTCGTGGTGCCGTACGACACCCTCGCGCCCGCGCCCGAAG ATCTCGACGCCATGAAGGCGCTGCTCGACAAGCTCGTCGTGCTCAAGCTCAACGGAGGCCTCGGCACCACCATGGGCTGCACCGGTCCCAA GTCTGTTATTGAAGTTCGCAATGGGTTCACATTTCTTGACCTTATTGTGATTCAGATCGAG TCCCTGAACAAGAAGTACGGATGCGATGTCCCTTTACTTCTCATGAACTCCTTCAACACGCATGATGATACTCAAAAG ATTGTTGAGAAGTACTCCAACTCCAACATCAACATCCACACTTTCAACCAG AGCCAATACCCCAGGATTGTTACTGAAGACTTCTTGCCACTTCCGAGCAAAGGGAAGTCAGGAAAGGATGGCTG GTATCCCCCAGGCCATGGTGATGTTTTCCCCTCTTTGAACAACAGTGGAAAACTTGATACCTTACTGTCGCAG GGCAAGGAGTATGTCTTCGTTGCCAACTCAGACAACTTGGGTGCTATAGTTGACATCA AGATATTGAACCACCTGATCAACAACCAGAATGAATACTGCATGGAG GTTACTCCAAAAACATTGGCTGATGTTAAAGGTGGCACCCTCATCTCATATGAAGGAAGGGTCCAG CTCTTGGAGATTGCCCAAGTCCCTGATGAGCAT GTGAATGAATTCAAGTCAATTGAGAAGTTCAAGATATTCAATACCAACAACCT GTGGGTGAACTTGAAGGCGATCAAGAGGCTTGTTGAAGCTGATGCACTTAAGATGGAGATCATTCCCAACCCTAAG GAAGTTGATGGCGTGAAAGTCCTTCAGCTAGAAACTGCAGCTGGGGCAGCGATCCGG TTCTTTGAGAAAGCAATCGGCATCAACGGTCCCCGCTCAAGGTTTCTGCCCGTGAAGGCTACATCAGATTTGTTGCTTGTGCAG TCTGACCTCTATACCTTGGTCGATGGCTATGTCATCCGCAACCCAGCTAGAGTGAAGCCTTCAAACCCTTCCATTGAGCTTGGTCCTGAGTTCAAGAAG GTCGCCAGTTTCCTGGCCCGGTTCAAGTCAATCCCCAGCATCGTTGAGCTCGACAGCTTGAAGGTCTCTGGTGATGTCACGTTTGGCTCTGGCGTCGTACTCAAG GGCAACGTGACCATCGCTGCCAAGTCCGGAATCAAGCTGGAGATCCCAGACGGAGCTGTGCTTGAGAACAAG GACATCAACGGCCCGGAGGACCTTTGA
- the LOC127325913 gene encoding uncharacterized protein has translation METGPEQWLSALISPGRSSSPRTERDKNTSSIGRRLSLEQSRDRTRPPGDGGGGWIACSLARPASPLLQSSLGDATTQTVRRFKGTIDRHVLKNAEATRLQRRRFRLKTRIRCHYLDTSEPEVHHTWIRLVQFSGRKRDR, from the exons ATGGAGACGGGACCCGAACAGTGGCTCTCGGCATTGATTTCGCCGGGGCGTAG CTCCTCGCCCAGAACGGAGAGGGACAAGAATACCTCCTCCATTGGGCGGCGGCTCAG TTTGGAGCAGAGCCGTGATCGTACGCGGCCCCCCGGCGACGGAGGAGGAGGTTGGATCGCGTGCTCACTGGCCCGACCCGCTTCACCGCTCCTGCAATCATCTCTCG GTGATGCGACTACCCAAACGGTGAGACGGTTTAAGGGTACTATTGACCGGCATGTTCTGAAAAATGCAGAGGCAACACGCTTGCAGCGAAGAAGATTCAGATTGAAGACGCGTATAAG ATGCCATTACTTGGACACATCAGAACCAGAGGTACACCACACTTGGATCAGACTCGTGCAATTTTCTGGCAG